A single window of Rhipicephalus microplus isolate Deutch F79 chromosome 5, USDA_Rmic, whole genome shotgun sequence DNA harbors:
- the tll gene encoding nuclear receptor subfamily 2 group E member tailless produces the protein MPCKVCLDHSSGKHYGIFACDGCAGFFKRSIRRNRQYVCKARGAAANGCPVDKTHRNQCRACRLRKCLEAGMNREAVQHERGPRNSTIRRQVALYLKEGHRPAGFGLPVPSAALSPGAAAGVLSAAGAAAAAAAAASVGSPFAALHPALLGSAGVTPDAASSVAAAAAFYTTPSLRPLPGAGLCHPTPKYPYEFPNAFPETICEAAARLLFMNVRWMKHVTALSAIPMRDQVFLLEEGWREMFVLSAAQFNLPLEVAPLLAAAGLSSEPTTSDRVEALISDIRNFQDVVAKLKDMGLDPSEYTCMKAIALFKTNFPGQPPESLPLRDPEAVGAMQDQAQTTLMRCVQTAHPTQPHRFGKILLALAWLSTVPSATIEELFFRKTIGTIPIARLLGDMYKTGGL, from the exons ATGCCGTGCAAGGTGTGCCTCGACCACTCCTCGGGAAAGCACTACGGGATATTCGCCTGCGACGG GTGCGCCGGCTTCTTCAAG CGCTCCATCCGCCGCAACCGGCAGTACGTGTGCAAAGCCCGAGGGGCGGCTGCCAACGGCTGTCCGGTGGACAAGACGCACCGCAACCAGTGCCGAGCCTGTCGCCTACGAAAGTGCCTCGAGGCCGGCATGAACAGAGAAG CTGTTCAGCACGAGCGTGGACCGCGCAACTCGACGATACGCCGCCAGGTGGCCCTCTACTTGAAGGAAGGACATAGGCCCGCGGGATTCGGCCTTCCTGTTCCCTCAGCCGCGCTGTCACCTGGAGCAGCCGCCGGCGTTCTGAGTGCAGCCGGAGCAGCGGCtgctgcggcggcggcggcaagCGTCGGTAGCCCTTTCGCCGCTTTGCACCCGGCACTGCTGGGTTCCGCTGGTGTGACACCCGATGCAGCGAGCAGCGTTGCGGCCGCCGCCGCCTTTTACACGACGCCGTCGCTGAGGCCCCTGCCTGGAGCGGGACTCTGCCATCCAACGCCGAAG TACCCGTACGAGTTCCCCAATGCCTTTCCCGAGACCATCTGTGAGGCTGCGGCGCGGCTGCTCTTCATGAACGTCAGGTGGATGAAGCACGTGACGGCCCTCAGCGCCATACCGATGAGGGATCAG GTGTTTCTGCTGGAAGAAGGGTGGCGGGAAATGTTCGTGCTGTCGGCGGCGCAGTTTAACCTACCCCTCGAGGTGGCGCCACTACTCGCTGCTGCAG GCCTCTCCTCGGAACCAACGACATCGGATCGCGTGGAGGCGCTCATATCGGATATACGAAACTTTCAGGATGTCGTCGCCAAGCTGAAGGACATGGGCTTGGACCCGTCCGAGTACACGTGCATGAAGGCCATCGCGCTCTTCAAGACCA ACTTCCCGGGTCAGCCACCTGAATCGCTACCATTGAGGGATCCCGAAGCCGTGGGAGCCATGCAAGACCAGGCACAGACGACCCTCATGCGCTGTGTCCAAACGGCGCATCCGACGCAGCCGCACCGCTTCGGAAAGATCCTGCTTGCCTTGGCGTGGCTCTCCACCGTGCCTTCGGCAACGATAGAAGAGCTGTTCTTCCGAAAGACTATTGGCACCATTCCCATTGCGAGGCTTCTCGGAGACATGTACAAGACGGGAGGCTTATGA